The following proteins come from a genomic window of Ailuropoda melanoleuca isolate Jingjing chromosome 2, ASM200744v2, whole genome shotgun sequence:
- the RCC1 gene encoding regulator of chromosome condensation isoform X5, with protein sequence MPPKRIAKRRSPPEDALPKSKKVKVSHRSHSTEPGMVLTLGQGDVGQLGLGENVMERKKPALVPIPEDIVQAEAGGMHTVCLSKSGQVYSFGCNDEGALGRDTSVEGSEMVPGKVELQEKVVQVSAGDSHTAALTEDGRVFLWGSFRDNNGVIGLLEPMKKSMVPVQVQLTMPVVKVASGNDHLVMLTADGDLYTLGCGEQGQLGRVPELFANRGGRQGLERLLVPKRVMLKSRGSRGHVRFQDAFCGAYFTFAISCEGHVYGFGLSNYHQLGTPGTESCFVPQNLTSFKNSTKSWVGFSGGQHHTVCMDSEGKAYSLGRAEYGRLGLGEGAEEKSIPTLISRLPAVSSVACGASVGYAVTKDGRVFAWGMGTNYQLGTGQEEDAWSPVEMTGKQLENRVVLSVSSGGQHTVLLVKDKEQS encoded by the exons TCTCCCATAGGTCCCACAGCACAGAACCAGGCATGGTGCTGACGCTGGGCCAGGGCGACGTGGGCCAGCTGGGGCTGGGCGAGAAtgtgatggagaggaagaagccggcccTGGTGCCCATTCCAGAGGACATCGTGCAAGCCGAGGCTGGGGGCATGCATACTGTGTGTCTAAGCAAAAGTGGCCAG GTCTACTCCTTCGGCTGCAACGATGAGGGTGCCCTGGGAAGGGACACATCCGTGGAGGGCTCTGAGATGGTCCCTGGGAAAGTGGAACTGCAAGAGAAAGTGGTGCAGGTGTCAGCAGGAGACAGTCACACAGCAGCCCTCACTGAGGATGGTCGCGTTTTCCTCTGGGGCTCCTTCCGG GACAATAACGGTGTGATTGGACTCTTGGAGCCCATGAAGAAGAGCATGGTGCCCGTGCAAGTGCAGCTGACTATGCCGGTTGTGAAGGTAGCCTCAG gAAATGACCACTTGGTGATGCTGACAGCTGATGGTGACCTCTACACTTTGGGCTGCGGGGAGCAGGGCCAGCTGGGCCGTGTGCCTGAATTATTTGCCAACCGTGGTGGCCGGCAGGGTCTTG AGCGACTCCTGGTCCCCAAGCGCGTGATGCTGAAATCCAGAGGAAGCCGGGGTCATGTGAGATTCCAGGATGCCTTCTGTGGTGCCTATTTCACCTTTGCCATCTCCTGCGAGGGCCACGTATATGGTTTTGGCCTCTCCAACTACCATCAACTTG GAACCCCAGGCACAGAATCTTGCTTTGTGCCCCAAAACTTGACATCCTTCAAGAACTCTACCAAGTCCTGGGTGGGCTTCTCTGGTGGCCAGCATCATACAGTCTGCATGGATTCGGAAG GAAAAGCGTACAGCCTGGGCCGGGCTGAGTATGGGCGGCTGGGCCTTGGGGAGGGTGCTGAGGAGAAGAGCATACCCACCCTCatctccaggctccctgctgtctCCTCAGTGGCTTGTGGGGCCTCCGTGGGGTATGCTGTGACCAAGGATG GTCGTGTTTTCGCCTGGGGCATGGGCACCAACTACCAGCTGGgcacagggcaggaggaggacgCCTGGAGCCCGGTGGAGATGACGGGCAAACAGCTGGAGAACCGTGTGGTCTTATCGGTGTCCAGTGGGGGCCAGCACACAGTCTTACTGGTCAAGGACAAGGAACAGAGCTGA
- the RCC1 gene encoding regulator of chromosome condensation isoform X3 yields the protein MERKMPPKRIAKRRSPPEDALPKSKKVKDRRNQAVRAIASHRVPVSHRSHSTEPGMVLTLGQGDVGQLGLGENVMERKKPALVPIPEDIVQAEAGGMHTVCLSKSGQVYSFGCNDEGALGRDTSVEGSEMVPGKVELQEKVVQVSAGDSHTAALTEDGRVFLWGSFRDNNGVIGLLEPMKKSMVPVQVQLTMPVVKVASGNDHLVMLTADGDLYTLGCGEQGQLGRVPELFANRGGRQGLERLLVPKRVMLKSRGSRGHVRFQDAFCGAYFTFAISCEGHVYGFGLSNYHQLGTPGTESCFVPQNLTSFKNSTKSWVGFSGGQHHTVCMDSEGKAYSLGRAEYGRLGLGEGAEEKSIPTLISRLPAVSSVACGASVGYAVTKDGRVFAWGMGTNYQLGTGQEEDAWSPVEMTGKQLENRVVLSVSSGGQHTVLLVKDKEQS from the exons TCTCCCATAGGTCCCACAGCACAGAACCAGGCATGGTGCTGACGCTGGGCCAGGGCGACGTGGGCCAGCTGGGGCTGGGCGAGAAtgtgatggagaggaagaagccggcccTGGTGCCCATTCCAGAGGACATCGTGCAAGCCGAGGCTGGGGGCATGCATACTGTGTGTCTAAGCAAAAGTGGCCAG GTCTACTCCTTCGGCTGCAACGATGAGGGTGCCCTGGGAAGGGACACATCCGTGGAGGGCTCTGAGATGGTCCCTGGGAAAGTGGAACTGCAAGAGAAAGTGGTGCAGGTGTCAGCAGGAGACAGTCACACAGCAGCCCTCACTGAGGATGGTCGCGTTTTCCTCTGGGGCTCCTTCCGG GACAATAACGGTGTGATTGGACTCTTGGAGCCCATGAAGAAGAGCATGGTGCCCGTGCAAGTGCAGCTGACTATGCCGGTTGTGAAGGTAGCCTCAG gAAATGACCACTTGGTGATGCTGACAGCTGATGGTGACCTCTACACTTTGGGCTGCGGGGAGCAGGGCCAGCTGGGCCGTGTGCCTGAATTATTTGCCAACCGTGGTGGCCGGCAGGGTCTTG AGCGACTCCTGGTCCCCAAGCGCGTGATGCTGAAATCCAGAGGAAGCCGGGGTCATGTGAGATTCCAGGATGCCTTCTGTGGTGCCTATTTCACCTTTGCCATCTCCTGCGAGGGCCACGTATATGGTTTTGGCCTCTCCAACTACCATCAACTTG GAACCCCAGGCACAGAATCTTGCTTTGTGCCCCAAAACTTGACATCCTTCAAGAACTCTACCAAGTCCTGGGTGGGCTTCTCTGGTGGCCAGCATCATACAGTCTGCATGGATTCGGAAG GAAAAGCGTACAGCCTGGGCCGGGCTGAGTATGGGCGGCTGGGCCTTGGGGAGGGTGCTGAGGAGAAGAGCATACCCACCCTCatctccaggctccctgctgtctCCTCAGTGGCTTGTGGGGCCTCCGTGGGGTATGCTGTGACCAAGGATG GTCGTGTTTTCGCCTGGGGCATGGGCACCAACTACCAGCTGGgcacagggcaggaggaggacgCCTGGAGCCCGGTGGAGATGACGGGCAAACAGCTGGAGAACCGTGTGGTCTTATCGGTGTCCAGTGGGGGCCAGCACACAGTCTTACTGGTCAAGGACAAGGAACAGAGCTGA
- the RCC1 gene encoding regulator of chromosome condensation isoform X4: MERKMPPKRIAKRRSPPEDALPKSKKVKVSHRSHSTEPGMVLTLGQGDVGQLGLGENVMERKKPALVPIPEDIVQAEAGGMHTVCLSKSGQVYSFGCNDEGALGRDTSVEGSEMVPGKVELQEKVVQVSAGDSHTAALTEDGRVFLWGSFRDNNGVIGLLEPMKKSMVPVQVQLTMPVVKVASGNDHLVMLTADGDLYTLGCGEQGQLGRVPELFANRGGRQGLERLLVPKRVMLKSRGSRGHVRFQDAFCGAYFTFAISCEGHVYGFGLSNYHQLGTPGTESCFVPQNLTSFKNSTKSWVGFSGGQHHTVCMDSEGKAYSLGRAEYGRLGLGEGAEEKSIPTLISRLPAVSSVACGASVGYAVTKDGRVFAWGMGTNYQLGTGQEEDAWSPVEMTGKQLENRVVLSVSSGGQHTVLLVKDKEQS; encoded by the exons TCTCCCATAGGTCCCACAGCACAGAACCAGGCATGGTGCTGACGCTGGGCCAGGGCGACGTGGGCCAGCTGGGGCTGGGCGAGAAtgtgatggagaggaagaagccggcccTGGTGCCCATTCCAGAGGACATCGTGCAAGCCGAGGCTGGGGGCATGCATACTGTGTGTCTAAGCAAAAGTGGCCAG GTCTACTCCTTCGGCTGCAACGATGAGGGTGCCCTGGGAAGGGACACATCCGTGGAGGGCTCTGAGATGGTCCCTGGGAAAGTGGAACTGCAAGAGAAAGTGGTGCAGGTGTCAGCAGGAGACAGTCACACAGCAGCCCTCACTGAGGATGGTCGCGTTTTCCTCTGGGGCTCCTTCCGG GACAATAACGGTGTGATTGGACTCTTGGAGCCCATGAAGAAGAGCATGGTGCCCGTGCAAGTGCAGCTGACTATGCCGGTTGTGAAGGTAGCCTCAG gAAATGACCACTTGGTGATGCTGACAGCTGATGGTGACCTCTACACTTTGGGCTGCGGGGAGCAGGGCCAGCTGGGCCGTGTGCCTGAATTATTTGCCAACCGTGGTGGCCGGCAGGGTCTTG AGCGACTCCTGGTCCCCAAGCGCGTGATGCTGAAATCCAGAGGAAGCCGGGGTCATGTGAGATTCCAGGATGCCTTCTGTGGTGCCTATTTCACCTTTGCCATCTCCTGCGAGGGCCACGTATATGGTTTTGGCCTCTCCAACTACCATCAACTTG GAACCCCAGGCACAGAATCTTGCTTTGTGCCCCAAAACTTGACATCCTTCAAGAACTCTACCAAGTCCTGGGTGGGCTTCTCTGGTGGCCAGCATCATACAGTCTGCATGGATTCGGAAG GAAAAGCGTACAGCCTGGGCCGGGCTGAGTATGGGCGGCTGGGCCTTGGGGAGGGTGCTGAGGAGAAGAGCATACCCACCCTCatctccaggctccctgctgtctCCTCAGTGGCTTGTGGGGCCTCCGTGGGGTATGCTGTGACCAAGGATG GTCGTGTTTTCGCCTGGGGCATGGGCACCAACTACCAGCTGGgcacagggcaggaggaggacgCCTGGAGCCCGGTGGAGATGACGGGCAAACAGCTGGAGAACCGTGTGGTCTTATCGGTGTCCAGTGGGGGCCAGCACACAGTCTTACTGGTCAAGGACAAGGAACAGAGCTGA
- the TRNAU1AP gene encoding tRNA selenocysteine 1-associated protein 1, translating to TILLSLVCFLCRIPAGYCFVEFADLATAEKCLHKINGKPLPGATPAKRFKLNYATYGKQPDNSPEYSLFVGDLTPDVDDGMLYEFFVKVYPSCRGGKVVLDQTGVSKGYGFVKFTDELEQKRALSECQGAVGLGSKPVRLSVAIPKASRVKPVEYSQMYSYSYNQYYQQYQSYYAQWGYDQNTGSYSYSYPQYGYTQSAMQTYEEVGDDALEDPMPQLDVTEANKEFMEQSEELYDALMDCHWQPLDTVSSEIPAMM from the exons ACCATTCTCCTCtctcttgtttgctttctttgcagAATCCCAGCGGGCTACTGTTTTGTAGAATTTGCAGATTTGGCCACAGCCGAGAAGTGTTTGCATAAAATTAATGGGAAACCCCTGCCAGGAGCCACACCT gCAAAACGTTTTAAACTGAACTATGCCACTTATGGGAAACAGCCGGATAACAG CCCTGAGTACTCCCTCTTTGTGGGGGACCTGACCCCAGATGTGGATGATGGCATGCTGTATGAATTCTTCGTCAAAGTCTACCCCTCCTGTCGGGGAGGCAAGGTGGTTTTGGACCAGACGGGCGTGTCGAA GGGCTATGGTTTTGTGAAGTTCACGGATGAGCTGGAACAGAAGCGAGCTCTGAGCGAGTGCCAGGGAGCCGTGGGCCTGGGCTCTAAGCCAGTGCGGCTGAGTGTGGCAATCCCCAAAGC GAGCCGTGTGAAGCCAGTGGAGTATAGTCAGATGTACAGTTACAGCTACAACCAGTATTACCAGCAGTACCAGAGCTACTACGCGCAGTGGGGCTACGACCAGAACACGGGCAGCTACAGCTACAGCTACCCCCAGTACGGCTACACGCAGAGCGCCATGCAG ACATATGAAGAAGTCGGGGATGACGCATTGGAAG ACCCCATGCCACAGTTGGATGTGACGGAGGCCAACAAGGAGTTCATGGAGCAGAGTGAGGAGCTGTATGACGCCCTGATGGACTGTCACTGGCAGCCCCTGGACACAGTATCTTCAGAGATCCCGGCCATGATGTAG